From a single Nostoc edaphicum CCNP1411 genomic region:
- a CDS encoding alpha/beta fold hydrolase: MLQFQPPGFGHKVIHTSLGAMVYYTQTNAPWAIADTEDLPPLLFLHNFGGGASAYEWSKVYPAFASNYRILAPDLIGWGESAHPVRDYKIRDYLSTIAEFIIQTCRQPVTVVASSLTAAFAIRLAIVQPNLFKGLFLVSPSGFDDFGQGAGRRLPLSIINAPLLDSFIYILGAENEIAVRNFLQSFLFAKSQRLSQETVQAYLTSAQQPNAKFAALAFLRGDLYFDLSLYIKQLTIPTVIFWGEKAQFTSIKLGQRLANLNPRAIRDFCAIADAGILPHLEIPEVFIGLLQRYLG; this comes from the coding sequence ATGCTTCAGTTTCAACCTCCTGGCTTTGGACATAAAGTCATCCATACATCCTTGGGGGCAATGGTTTACTATACCCAAACGAATGCACCTTGGGCGATTGCTGATACTGAAGATTTACCCCCACTACTGTTTCTCCATAACTTTGGTGGTGGAGCGTCTGCTTATGAATGGTCTAAAGTTTACCCGGCTTTTGCCTCTAATTACCGCATTTTAGCCCCGGATTTAATCGGCTGGGGAGAATCGGCTCATCCAGTCCGGGATTATAAAATTAGGGATTATCTCAGCACGATCGCAGAGTTTATTATCCAAACTTGTCGCCAGCCAGTAACGGTGGTGGCCTCGTCTCTCACAGCCGCTTTTGCTATCCGCCTAGCGATCGTTCAACCCAATTTGTTCAAAGGATTGTTTTTGGTGTCCCCCTCTGGATTTGATGATTTTGGACAGGGTGCTGGACGCAGACTTCCGCTTTCGATAATCAATGCGCCTCTGTTGGACAGTTTTATTTACATCCTTGGTGCTGAAAATGAAATTGCAGTCCGAAATTTTTTACAAAGTTTTCTGTTTGCTAAGTCACAACGACTATCCCAAGAGACTGTACAGGCTTATTTAACCTCGGCACAACAACCTAATGCCAAGTTTGCTGCCTTGGCATTTTTACGGGGCGATCTTTACTTTGACCTGAGTTTATATATTAAGCAACTGACAATTCCCACGGTAATTTTTTGGGGAGAAAAGGCACAATTTACTAGCATCAAGCTAGGACAACGCTTGGCAAATTTAAATCCAAGAGCAATTCGAGATTTTTGTGCGATCGCAGATGCCGGAATATTACCTCATTTGGAAATACCAGAAGTTTTTATTGGTCTATTGCAGCGCTATCTTGGGTAA
- a CDS encoding DUF3386 domain-containing protein, whose product MTVTQLSAQELFRAAYENRYTWDKNFPGYTANITFKHDDKVFTGKVIISANLKAEVLNVDDEAAQKAIHGQAWEIAIHRVRRSFEDTHSANTFSYGKTDETGAIELLMGGKAEGDKYKVRNNEVCHVHRLIHGTFVTIDTFSSHDTGEGYLSHRYDSVYHDPKTGEQKGGRSEFIDEYEKVGDYFILNRREIRTETAGQFSTQEFIFSDIKLLEPVAA is encoded by the coding sequence ATGACAGTTACACAACTCTCTGCTCAGGAACTTTTCCGGGCTGCTTATGAGAACCGCTATACTTGGGACAAGAATTTTCCCGGTTATACCGCAAATATTACTTTTAAGCATGATGACAAAGTGTTTACAGGCAAAGTTATCATCAGTGCCAATTTAAAAGCCGAAGTTTTAAATGTAGATGATGAAGCAGCCCAGAAAGCAATTCATGGACAAGCATGGGAGATAGCAATTCACCGCGTCCGCCGCAGCTTTGAAGACACTCACAGCGCCAATACCTTTAGCTATGGCAAAACTGACGAAACGGGTGCCATTGAGCTTTTAATGGGCGGTAAGGCTGAGGGCGATAAATACAAAGTCCGCAATAATGAAGTATGTCATGTTCACCGTCTAATCCACGGTACTTTTGTGACTATTGACACCTTCAGCAGTCACGACACCGGGGAAGGCTACCTGTCCCACCGTTATGACTCTGTTTACCATGACCCCAAAACTGGGGAACAAAAGGGCGGTAGAAGCGAATTTATTGATGAGTATGAAAAAGTCGGTGACTATTTCATCCTAAATCGTCGGGAGATTCGCACCGAGACAGCAGGACAATTTTCTACTCAGGAATTTATCTTCTCTGACATTAAATTGTTGGAACCTGTTGCTGCTTAA
- a CDS encoding LuxR C-terminal-related transcriptional regulator, with the protein MANSLHVVFHAIANVQNEQELRLALTDKISEHFGVQNWGIYLLDEQPTTEINIPGIPAVCLESNPVGRYVVERHAPAHEQLLLSPGDWKHFCSRSDHEHVMTGPIVCDGRLVGTLNLARDKGNPAFNGNDLADLSALCIHLSAKMATLRTKPKIFNSLLVSPLTARELEIADLVAQGLTNAEIGEKLWITQNSVKQALKRMFRKLKVSARAEMVAKLQDIQVS; encoded by the coding sequence ATGGCTAATTCTCTCCATGTCGTATTTCATGCGATCGCCAATGTCCAGAATGAGCAAGAGTTAAGACTAGCTCTCACGGATAAAATTAGCGAGCATTTTGGCGTGCAAAATTGGGGTATTTATCTTCTAGATGAGCAGCCAACCACTGAGATTAATATTCCAGGCATTCCGGCAGTATGCTTAGAGAGCAATCCAGTGGGACGCTACGTGGTTGAACGTCATGCTCCCGCTCATGAGCAGTTATTATTATCACCAGGAGACTGGAAGCATTTTTGCTCACGTTCTGATCACGAACACGTAATGACTGGGCCAATTGTTTGCGATGGTCGTCTTGTCGGCACTCTTAACTTGGCTCGTGACAAGGGAAATCCGGCATTTAATGGCAATGATTTAGCTGACTTGAGCGCTTTATGTATTCATTTATCAGCAAAAATGGCAACCCTACGGACAAAACCCAAAATATTCAATTCTCTTTTAGTGAGTCCTTTAACAGCGCGTGAGTTAGAAATTGCCGATTTGGTGGCGCAAGGGTTAACAAATGCAGAAATTGGGGAAAAACTTTGGATTACGCAAAATTCCGTCAAACAAGCTTTAAAGAGGATGTTTCGGAAATTGAAGGTTTCGGCGCGTGCAGAAATGGTAGCAAAGTTACAAGATATACAAGTTTCTTGA
- a CDS encoding zinc-dependent metalloprotease, with the protein MKYWITKLAIFIVLLYGLFLSTDYAGANQISNISNIGVQQLNTLPGDENLANSNNNLAEIKKENFCQFNGTLNNIDKREGLFTIYCSEDSGKVYLELKPEQLNKNYLAIVTLESGVGESGIYSGLPLSDFIFYFRRVNNRLHFVLRNVKFRTESRAEQRSLARSFSDSVLYSLEIATIDPKSKNILINLNELLMQDFPGLTPLLKYSLQADYRLDPRKSYFGNVNSFPENVEIDSIYGFSSLEGSNLVTVPDSRALTLKVHYSFSQLRENNGYIPRLADDRVGYFITAFQDFSNNNPHESFVRYINRWHLEPSDPNAALSPPKKPIVYWIENAVPLEYRDAIREGVLMWNKAFEKAGFENAIEVQQMPDDADWQPADVHYNTIRWFNSVDAGFARGPMRVNPFTGEILDADIIVDANMVRLIQQEYHALMEANSSLKTNPCQEKARGHEGVGKFLDRFSTFSSPAFFSSSEFCYGMESSDQAVMGALALSILPNTTPSSETMKEYVHQYLRSLIAHEVGHTLGLRHNFHGSTMLAPEELNNTEITHTKGLVGSVMDYLPVNIAPQGVKQGDYFPGVVGPYDEWAIEYGYKKCPSTALEITIPESEKSFLDQIALASPQPELSYATDEDIWDINPLANVWDMSSDVLLYSQWQMDNARFMWQRLDKGYLSKGESYSNLRLKFNRVLKYYFRNASLLSKYIGGQSFRRLHASDDAAWAFVPVSLLKQRQALTKLQKYVFAEGAFNFSPELLNQLAPSRWEHWGSSAPNNRLDYPIHDRILSFQSSILRSLLDSDRLNRLQDIELKTLPGEALSLPELLDTLQTGIWTEVFAPGEPKPISSIRRSLQREYLNILLQMMLGTTNTPEDGRTLAWYELRQLQKAIDVRLKQLGEQRVDGIPTLGAAENPDDQSLDIYTLAHLEASGDRITKALNAQLLSR; encoded by the coding sequence ATGAAATACTGGATAACGAAATTAGCAATTTTTATAGTATTACTGTATGGCTTGTTCCTATCAACTGATTATGCAGGAGCAAACCAAATTTCAAATATTTCAAATATTGGTGTACAGCAATTAAATACACTTCCAGGAGATGAAAACTTAGCAAATTCTAATAATAATCTTGCTGAGATTAAAAAAGAAAATTTTTGTCAATTTAATGGAACTCTTAATAATATAGATAAACGAGAAGGACTCTTCACAATTTATTGTAGTGAAGATTCGGGCAAAGTTTACTTAGAACTTAAACCAGAGCAACTAAATAAAAACTACCTAGCTATAGTGACATTGGAATCAGGGGTTGGAGAAAGTGGGATTTATAGTGGATTACCTCTTTCTGATTTTATCTTCTACTTCCGACGAGTAAATAATAGATTGCATTTTGTTTTGCGTAATGTAAAATTCCGCACAGAAAGTAGAGCAGAACAGCGATCGCTTGCTCGTTCATTTAGCGATTCAGTTCTTTATTCACTCGAAATAGCTACTATTGATCCAAAGAGTAAAAATATTTTAATCAACTTGAATGAACTGCTAATGCAGGATTTTCCGGGATTAACTCCCCTATTGAAATATTCTTTGCAGGCTGATTACCGATTAGACCCACGCAAGTCATATTTTGGCAATGTTAACAGCTTCCCAGAAAATGTAGAGATTGATTCGATTTACGGTTTTTCATCATTAGAAGGATCAAATTTAGTCACCGTACCCGATAGTAGGGCACTCACTCTGAAGGTACACTACAGTTTTTCTCAACTTAGAGAAAACAATGGTTATATTCCCAGACTTGCCGATGACAGAGTGGGATATTTTATTACTGCGTTCCAAGATTTCTCTAACAATAATCCTCATGAATCATTTGTACGTTACATCAATCGCTGGCATCTAGAACCATCTGACCCTAACGCCGCCTTATCTCCACCCAAAAAACCAATTGTGTATTGGATTGAAAATGCTGTGCCCCTAGAGTACCGCGATGCGATTCGTGAAGGCGTTTTGATGTGGAACAAAGCATTTGAAAAAGCCGGATTTGAAAATGCGATTGAAGTGCAGCAGATGCCCGATGATGCTGATTGGCAGCCAGCAGATGTACATTACAACACTATTCGCTGGTTCAATTCTGTGGATGCAGGTTTTGCTAGAGGGCCGATGCGCGTCAACCCATTCACAGGGGAAATATTGGATGCAGATATCATTGTGGATGCCAATATGGTGCGTTTAATTCAGCAAGAATATCACGCACTGATGGAAGCAAATTCATCACTGAAGACAAACCCATGTCAAGAAAAAGCAAGAGGACACGAGGGCGTGGGGAAATTCCTGGATAGATTCTCCACTTTCTCTTCCCCTGCTTTCTTTTCCTCCTCTGAATTCTGCTATGGCATGGAATCATCAGATCAAGCAGTTATGGGGGCGCTGGCGTTGTCAATTTTGCCTAACACTACGCCCAGTAGTGAAACGATGAAAGAATATGTGCATCAATATTTGCGTTCTCTCATCGCTCACGAAGTGGGACACACTCTGGGTTTGCGCCACAACTTTCATGGCAGCACCATGTTAGCGCCCGAAGAATTAAATAATACAGAAATCACTCACACTAAAGGTTTAGTCGGTTCGGTGATGGATTATTTACCTGTGAATATAGCACCACAGGGAGTAAAGCAAGGTGACTATTTCCCTGGAGTTGTTGGGCCTTATGACGAATGGGCAATTGAGTATGGTTATAAAAAATGTCCATCAACAGCACTTGAGATAACTATTCCAGAATCAGAAAAAAGTTTTTTAGACCAAATTGCACTGGCGTCACCTCAACCAGAATTATCTTACGCAACTGATGAGGATATCTGGGACATCAATCCTTTGGCAAATGTCTGGGATATGAGTAGTGATGTGCTGCTTTATTCGCAGTGGCAAATGGATAATGCTCGTTTTATGTGGCAGCGCCTAGACAAGGGTTATCTATCGAAAGGAGAAAGCTATAGCAACCTGCGCCTGAAATTCAATAGAGTACTTAAATATTATTTTCGGAACGCCTCCTTGCTTTCTAAATACATTGGTGGACAATCGTTTCGGCGTCTCCATGCTAGTGATGATGCTGCTTGGGCATTTGTACCAGTTTCACTTTTAAAACAACGCCAAGCATTGACAAAATTACAAAAGTATGTATTTGCGGAGGGTGCTTTCAACTTTTCACCAGAATTGCTTAATCAACTGGCACCGTCGCGTTGGGAACACTGGGGTAGTTCTGCACCTAATAACCGCCTTGATTATCCAATTCACGATCGCATTCTTAGTTTTCAAAGTTCCATACTGCGATCGCTATTAGACAGCGATCGCCTGAATCGTTTACAAGATATAGAATTAAAAACTCTTCCTGGGGAAGCACTTTCTCTTCCAGAACTGTTAGATACTCTGCAAACAGGCATCTGGACAGAAGTTTTCGCCCCAGGAGAACCAAAGCCAATTTCTAGCATCCGCCGTTCATTGCAACGGGAATATCTAAATATTTTGCTCCAGATGATGTTGGGTACTACTAATACACCCGAAGATGGTCGGACATTGGCTTGGTATGAATTGCGCCAACTGCAAAAAGCCATTGATGTCAGACTCAAACAACTTGGTGAGCAGCGCGTTGATGGGATTCCCACCCTTGGAGCGGCTGAAAACCCAGACGATCAAAGCCTTGATATTTACACCTTAGCTCACTTAGAAGCTTCAGGCGATCGCATCACTAAAGCATTAAACGCGCAGTTACTTTCTAGGTAG
- a CDS encoding HugZ family protein, producing the protein MSQLENIQAEYEKFPEAFESVIISTVSAQAIPNTSYAPFVMDDSKNIYIYVSGLSTHTKNIYANPHVSVLFIEDEAKSNLIFARRRLSFDCTATLIERETDKWNQIVEQFQGRFGQIIEVLRGLSDFRIFQLTPSEGRFVVGFGGAYQISGDNLHQLVQITGDADKK; encoded by the coding sequence ATGAGTCAACTTGAAAACATTCAAGCTGAGTACGAAAAGTTTCCTGAAGCATTTGAGAGTGTAATCATTAGCACCGTGAGCGCCCAAGCAATACCCAATACTAGTTATGCTCCCTTTGTAATGGATGACTCCAAGAATATCTACATTTACGTCAGCGGTCTTTCGACTCATACCAAAAATATTTATGCGAATCCTCATGTTAGTGTCTTGTTTATCGAGGATGAAGCTAAGAGTAATCTAATTTTTGCGCGTCGTCGTTTGAGTTTTGATTGTACAGCAACTTTAATAGAGCGTGAAACTGACAAGTGGAATCAAATTGTTGAGCAATTTCAAGGGCGGTTTGGTCAAATTATTGAGGTTTTGCGCGGCTTGTCTGACTTTCGGATTTTCCAGCTAACTCCGAGTGAAGGCCGTTTTGTAGTTGGTTTTGGCGGAGCCTATCAAATCAGTGGTGATAACCTCCATCAACTTGTGCAAATCACAGGAGATGCCGACAAAAAGTAA
- a CDS encoding TniQ family protein produces the protein MCGDNGSKIYTRLGIVAGFIEMPSHLRFCPLCMEDDQKQFGECYWYRLHQLPGVEVCSTHGVFLEKSAVLTHNRRRIYEFISLEQATQVISPRPIDPLNPDHKVLLKIAIDIAEANP, from the coding sequence ATGTGTGGTGATAATGGCTCAAAAATTTATACACGCTTGGGAATTGTGGCTGGATTCATTGAGATGCCTTCTCATTTGCGTTTCTGTCCATTGTGTATGGAAGATGATCAGAAGCAGTTTGGTGAGTGCTACTGGTATCGTCTTCATCAGTTACCTGGTGTTGAAGTCTGTTCCACTCATGGAGTTTTTTTAGAGAAAAGTGCTGTATTAACCCACAATCGTAGACGCATATATGAATTTATTTCTTTAGAACAGGCAACTCAAGTAATATCTCCTCGTCCAATAGACCCTTTAAATCCTGATCACAAAGTTCTGTTGAAGATTGCTATAGACATAGCAGAAGCTAATCCCTAA